A segment of the Bacillota bacterium genome:
TGTTCGATATTGCCGGTTACAATGGTTAACCCGTGAGCTAAGCAAGTGCCGGCGATAAAAACGTCGCGCGTCCCAATAACCATACCTTGCTGCCGGAGTCCTCTTTCTATATTCGCGGCCATGCAGGCAGCCTCTTTATT
Coding sequences within it:
- a CDS encoding type II toxin-antitoxin system VapC family toxin, yielding NKEAACMAANIERGLRQQGMVIGTRDVFIAGTCLAHGLTIVTGNIEHFSRVPGLEVISPAALV